Proteins co-encoded in one Halorussus vallis genomic window:
- a CDS encoding type IV pilin yields the protein MTLKGKLKSRMSDARAVSPVIGVILMVAITVILAAVIGTFVLGLGQEMNKNAPTAQISFDQSAANNPGTVTISHDGGDQLKKGEVSIIFEPGDSDSLTGSSDVTNWADGSNPSDTVTAGESVDLGTDGDGFQTGDVVKVVWTSEDGGTSQVLQEYTVN from the coding sequence ATGACACTGAAAGGAAAGCTGAAGTCGAGGATGTCTGACGCGAGAGCTGTAAGCCCTGTGATTGGAGTAATTTTGATGGTTGCAATTACTGTAATTCTAGCTGCAGTGATTGGGACCTTTGTACTGGGCCTCGGGCAGGAGATGAACAAGAACGCGCCGACTGCGCAGATTAGCTTCGACCAATCTGCGGCAAATAATCCCGGAACAGTGACTATCAGTCACGATGGCGGAGACCAACTGAAAAAAGGTGAGGTTTCCATCATATTTGAGCCGGGCGACAGTGATAGTTTGACCGGAAGTTCTGATGTGACGAACTGGGCAGATGGAAGTAATCCGTCTGATACGGTCACTGCTGGCGAAAGCGTTGATTTGGGAACTGATGGTGACGGCTTCCAGACTGGTGATGTCGTAAAGGTTGTCTGGACCTCTGAAGATGGCGGTACGTCGCAGGTCCTGCAAGAGTACACCGTCAACTAA
- the hpt gene encoding hypoxanthine/guanine phosphoribosyltransferase, which yields MDKLKRSLLEAPIIEKDGYHYFVHPISDGIPVLEPGLLREIVIRIIRKAELEDVDKIVTPAAMGIHISTAVSLMTDIPLVVIRKREYGLEGEVALSQQTGYSENEMYINNVHEGDRVLLLDDVLSTGGTMKAVTEALEHIGADIADVLAVIKKEGPNELDETDYRIKTLVNVDVQDGKVVIVDEEGDG from the coding sequence ATGGATAAACTGAAGCGGTCGCTGCTCGAGGCGCCCATCATCGAGAAAGACGGCTACCACTACTTCGTCCACCCCATCAGCGACGGCATCCCGGTGCTGGAACCGGGCCTCCTCCGCGAAATCGTCATCCGAATCATTCGGAAGGCCGAACTCGAAGACGTCGACAAGATCGTCACCCCCGCGGCGATGGGCATCCACATCTCGACCGCAGTTTCGCTGATGACCGACATCCCGCTGGTGGTCATCCGCAAGCGCGAGTACGGACTCGAAGGCGAGGTCGCGCTCTCTCAGCAGACCGGCTACTCCGAGAACGAGATGTACATCAACAACGTCCACGAGGGCGACCGCGTACTGTTGCTCGACGACGTGCTCAGCACCGGCGGGACGATGAAGGCCGTCACCGAGGCGCTCGAACACATCGGCGCCGACATCGCCGACGTGCTCGCGGTCATCAAGAAGGAAGGGCCGAACGAACTCGACGAAACCGACTACCGAATCAAGACGCTGGTCAACGTCGACGTGCAGGACGGCAAGGTCGTCATCGTCGACGAGGAAGGCGACGGATAG
- a CDS encoding alpha/beta hydrolase has product MVEFPLSYVSRPPEEPTTDAPAVLLLHGYGADEADLLSHADYLPSDLHVLSVRGPHPAGENEYAWMASGRDLFGRSVELLGEFAERVPDAYDVDPHRVGLFGFSQGAKAALAALVTDPQLYRWAVAMNGYLPREYADRERVARARERSVFVGVGEDDAVISPDHGEDSADFLADAELDVTFRSYPVGHRIAAEAVDDVAEWLRSRR; this is encoded by the coding sequence GTGGTCGAGTTTCCCCTCTCCTACGTGAGTCGGCCGCCCGAGGAACCGACGACCGACGCTCCCGCGGTGCTGTTACTTCACGGCTACGGCGCCGACGAGGCCGACTTGCTTTCCCACGCAGACTACCTCCCGAGCGACCTGCACGTCCTGAGCGTTCGCGGGCCGCACCCGGCAGGCGAGAACGAGTACGCGTGGATGGCGTCCGGACGGGACCTCTTCGGCCGGAGCGTGGAACTGCTGGGCGAGTTCGCCGAGCGCGTCCCGGACGCGTACGACGTTGACCCCCATCGCGTCGGTCTATTCGGTTTCAGCCAGGGCGCGAAAGCGGCGCTCGCGGCGCTGGTGACCGACCCCCAACTGTACCGGTGGGCCGTGGCGATGAACGGCTACCTCCCGCGGGAGTACGCCGACCGCGAGCGCGTCGCGCGGGCGCGGGAGAGGTCCGTGTTCGTCGGCGTCGGCGAGGACGACGCCGTCATCTCGCCCGACCACGGCGAGGATAGCGCCGACTTCCTCGCCGACGCCGAACTCGACGTTACCTTCCGGTCGTACCCCGTCGGACACCGCATCGCCGCCGAGGCGGTCGACGACGTCGCCGAGTGGCTTCGCTCGCGACGCTGA
- a CDS encoding Sec-independent protein translocase subunit TatA/TatB, with amino-acid sequence MVQMIPLFGPVPGGMEMMVILLIAVLLFGANKIPKLARSTGEAMGEFKKGRQEVEEELQEMSNPDVNSDPEPVNDTTTTTETETETTDN; translated from the coding sequence ATGGTACAGATGATCCCACTGTTCGGACCCGTGCCCGGCGGGATGGAGATGATGGTCATTCTCCTCATCGCCGTTCTGCTGTTCGGCGCGAACAAGATCCCGAAGCTCGCGCGTTCGACCGGCGAGGCGATGGGCGAGTTCAAGAAAGGTCGCCAGGAAGTCGAAGAGGAACTGCAGGAGATGTCGAACCCCGACGTCAACTCGGACCCCGAACCGGTCAACGACACCACGACGACGACCGAGACGGAAACCGAGACGACCGACAACTAA
- a CDS encoding DUF5817 domain-containing protein, with translation MTHQVVGCSTCSGHWIAEDLHGQETTECPLCFTQHQTDHLNVLFSHDDFDVAAEIRSKILAEKAGHRDRYEAEDDYGELADRVDELHRRREDVLEAEAEQCFEQFDTAFADEVEASLDAHRARGEFLEAEAWAVFEDWHAAIATEEEALGAFAHFTNAFGEEREAYEERRSPRWTDEELPEIGEGGDLVPTQQVPASSAGILSLDESIAGLSKSSVRAIGDAIVEGLQETAKSHGLDVLHDLLVEASVDIEDADIVSLAVQTAKGSTNAEGRLRRALWHASAGRRTTADAFVVPQLLSVVEATPTVPVHVDDEFFDLRREQREDVARYLAALAVGCEVRLIATGRVHWELWQDQRELLPVSRDDIRPIAEARLDEARSRLGPDSPEVQILRWLSEEDAETLSYSALDSKLAVSTSRRSQLLHDDERGLVTLGLANDFSTGSSKSVELLPAGTRFLEWLDAEFGTQSELDDCVSDVCKSSDDSRVTPRPHTWGGRAARTASAYRATTRSHRSPGGTRSRRPPRRRRTASRWSTTPCRSRTTAEAPGGTTTTTPTGWSSVRSSRTRCSTGCVLPER, from the coding sequence ATGACCCACCAGGTCGTCGGCTGCTCAACCTGCAGTGGACACTGGATCGCCGAGGACCTCCACGGCCAGGAGACTACGGAGTGTCCGCTCTGCTTCACCCAGCACCAGACGGACCACCTCAACGTCCTGTTCTCCCACGACGACTTCGACGTCGCCGCCGAAATCCGCTCGAAGATCCTCGCCGAGAAGGCCGGCCATCGCGACCGGTACGAAGCCGAGGACGACTACGGCGAGCTCGCCGACCGCGTCGACGAACTCCACCGGCGCCGCGAAGACGTCCTCGAAGCCGAGGCCGAGCAGTGCTTCGAACAGTTCGACACCGCGTTCGCGGATGAAGTTGAGGCGTCCCTCGACGCCCACCGGGCGCGCGGCGAGTTCCTCGAAGCAGAGGCATGGGCTGTCTTCGAAGACTGGCACGCCGCCATCGCGACCGAGGAAGAAGCGCTGGGAGCGTTTGCACACTTCACTAACGCGTTCGGCGAAGAGCGAGAAGCGTACGAAGAGCGTCGCTCGCCCCGCTGGACGGACGAAGAGCTTCCCGAGATAGGCGAGGGCGGTGACCTCGTCCCGACCCAGCAGGTGCCGGCTAGCTCAGCCGGTATTCTCTCGCTTGATGAATCGATAGCTGGTTTATCCAAGTCGTCGGTGCGCGCTATCGGAGACGCTATCGTCGAGGGACTCCAGGAGACCGCGAAATCGCATGGTCTCGACGTGCTCCACGACCTCCTGGTCGAGGCGAGCGTGGACATCGAGGACGCGGACATCGTATCGCTCGCCGTCCAGACCGCCAAAGGGTCCACGAACGCCGAGGGCCGACTCCGGCGTGCGCTCTGGCATGCGAGCGCTGGCCGACGGACGACCGCCGATGCGTTCGTCGTTCCCCAGCTCCTCTCGGTCGTCGAGGCGACGCCAACGGTCCCCGTCCACGTCGACGATGAGTTCTTCGACCTCCGCCGCGAGCAGCGCGAAGACGTCGCTCGCTACCTCGCCGCGCTCGCCGTCGGGTGCGAAGTCCGGCTCATCGCGACCGGCCGCGTCCACTGGGAGCTCTGGCAGGACCAGCGCGAGCTCCTCCCCGTTAGTCGCGACGACATCAGACCCATCGCTGAAGCACGTCTCGACGAGGCCCGATCTCGACTCGGCCCCGACTCACCCGAAGTCCAGATCCTACGCTGGCTCAGCGAGGAAGACGCCGAGACGTTGTCGTACAGCGCGCTCGACAGCAAACTCGCCGTCTCGACGAGCCGGCGCAGCCAGCTCCTCCACGATGACGAGCGCGGTCTCGTCACGCTCGGCCTCGCCAACGACTTCTCGACGGGGTCGAGCAAGTCCGTCGAACTCCTGCCAGCGGGAACCCGGTTCTTGGAGTGGCTCGACGCCGAATTCGGCACCCAGTCCGAACTCGATGACTGCGTTAGCGATGTGTGCAAGTCGTCCGACGATAGCCGTGTAACCCCGCGCCCGCACACGTGGGGAGGGAGGGCCGCCCGGACCGCATCCGCCTACCGCGCCACCACCAGGTCACACCGCTCCCCCGGTGGGACGCGGTCGCGACGACCGCCTCGACGCCGGAGAACGGCGTCTCGGTGGTCAACTACCCCCTGCAGGAGCAGGACGACCGCGGAAGCCCCCGGTGGTACTACGACTACAACGCCGACCGGCTGGTCGTCGGTGCGGAGTTCACGAACCCGATGCAGTACTGGGTGTGTGTTGCCAGAGCGTTAG
- a CDS encoding phage portal protein: MSKNESDSDGSKVSLNVEGIGSNQTASKAENSTQLAERRIRTLGIGIKPPYNPDRLAAFLELNETHATSVRKKARYEVGFGFDIVPHEDVDPDDASEDERETVTDFWRSRDSRWLTGPHRSAEPTTPEEVKELARQDYHSIGWACLEILANAEGEPVGLAHVPANTVRVRKPRASEDDERAIGHDAPNDDLRARGYVQVRNGRRRFFGVAGDRYRGQGDDDREPIFVDKENGDVAKGSAEALDNGPANELIFIRNPSPLEQDYGIPDWVSAIRTISADEAAKDYNREFFDNDTIPRLVIKVTGGELSEESKRDLRQMLYGLREESHRTVVLEVEKFQSHLDEDVEIELEPLGQGISEEMDFRQFREKNEHEIAKVHEVPPILIGVTETSNRANSKEQVHDFATNIIAPEQHKFAERLYQIIHQKAFGVSDWTIEYELRGADQPKEEAEVARRKIQAVRGAIPVNRALEMVGEDPLPEDHPVDGQTLVADVGSDTQPVGSGTPSGGPEQVRAAAAPPEHNKIGERDWADVKADLVSKDPIEQTKFNSSNLDEGLYDFGEQELFLSFKREEGQNSLYAYVNVPTTEWAGLVNASSHGSYHYDSIRLEYPYVEITNFHDRLPEGPAPDSEDVPDDIPA; encoded by the coding sequence ATGAGTAAGAACGAATCCGACAGCGATGGCTCGAAGGTGTCGCTGAACGTCGAGGGTATCGGGTCAAACCAGACCGCTTCGAAGGCCGAGAACAGCACCCAGCTCGCCGAGCGCCGCATCCGTACGCTCGGCATCGGCATCAAGCCACCGTACAACCCCGACCGGCTCGCCGCGTTCCTCGAACTGAACGAGACGCACGCCACGTCGGTCCGCAAGAAGGCGCGCTACGAGGTCGGGTTCGGCTTCGACATCGTCCCGCACGAGGACGTCGACCCGGACGACGCGAGCGAGGACGAGCGCGAGACGGTCACCGACTTCTGGCGTAGCCGGGACTCCCGGTGGCTCACCGGCCCCCATCGGTCGGCGGAGCCGACGACGCCCGAGGAGGTGAAGGAACTCGCCCGCCAGGACTACCACTCGATTGGCTGGGCGTGTCTGGAGATCCTGGCGAACGCGGAGGGAGAACCGGTCGGGCTCGCGCACGTCCCGGCGAACACTGTCCGGGTCCGGAAGCCCCGGGCCAGCGAGGACGACGAGCGAGCGATCGGCCATGACGCGCCGAACGACGACCTTCGAGCCCGCGGGTACGTCCAAGTCCGGAACGGCCGCCGGCGTTTCTTCGGCGTCGCCGGCGACCGGTACCGCGGCCAAGGGGACGACGACCGCGAGCCCATCTTCGTCGACAAAGAGAACGGCGACGTCGCGAAGGGGAGCGCGGAAGCGCTCGACAACGGGCCGGCGAACGAACTCATCTTCATCCGCAACCCGAGTCCCCTGGAGCAGGACTATGGCATCCCCGACTGGGTGTCCGCTATCCGGACGATCTCCGCGGACGAGGCGGCGAAGGACTACAACCGCGAGTTCTTCGACAACGACACCATTCCCCGCCTGGTCATCAAGGTGACTGGCGGAGAGCTCTCCGAGGAGTCCAAGCGCGACCTCCGCCAGATGCTCTACGGCCTTCGCGAGGAGTCTCATCGAACGGTCGTTCTCGAGGTCGAGAAGTTCCAGTCCCACCTGGACGAGGACGTCGAGATAGAACTCGAACCGCTCGGCCAGGGTATCAGCGAGGAGATGGACTTCCGGCAGTTCCGCGAGAAGAACGAACACGAGATCGCGAAGGTTCACGAGGTCCCGCCCATCCTCATCGGTGTGACCGAGACGTCGAACCGGGCGAACTCGAAGGAGCAGGTCCACGACTTCGCGACGAACATCATCGCGCCGGAGCAGCACAAGTTCGCCGAGCGGCTCTACCAGATCATCCACCAGAAGGCGTTCGGCGTCTCGGACTGGACCATCGAGTACGAGCTCCGCGGCGCCGACCAGCCGAAGGAAGAGGCCGAGGTCGCTCGCCGGAAGATCCAGGCGGTTCGGGGGGCGATTCCGGTCAACCGGGCGCTGGAGATGGTCGGCGAGGACCCGCTCCCCGAGGACCATCCCGTCGACGGCCAGACGCTCGTCGCGGACGTCGGCAGCGACACCCAGCCAGTCGGTAGCGGGACACCGTCGGGAGGACCCGAGCAGGTGCGCGCCGCAGCGGCGCCGCCCGAGCACAACAAGATCGGCGAGCGCGACTGGGCCGACGTCAAGGCCGACCTGGTCAGCAAGGACCCGATCGAGCAGACGAAGTTCAACAGCTCGAACCTCGACGAGGGCCTCTACGACTTCGGCGAGCAGGAGCTCTTCCTCTCGTTCAAGCGCGAGGAGGGACAGAACTCGCTGTACGCGTACGTGAACGTCCCGACGACGGAGTGGGCGGGCCTCGTGAACGCCTCCAGCCACGGGAGCTACCACTACGACTCCATCCGACTGGAGTACCCCTACGTGGAGATCACGAACTTCCACGACCGACTGCCCGAGGGCCCGGCGCCGGACTCGGAGGACGTCCCGGACGACATTCCTGCATAG
- a CDS encoding XkdF-like putative serine protease domain-containing protein: MPPVNKSDKSTLRKDVDFVAKDDQEQIATGIVMVPWAVDLQGDWERPETIAQFAEQFENFEAVGEAGGGVMHAVFPDEHASLERNEVLDEATDIGGTTAPEGAWVQSWKFEDEELWSLVDDGILEGYSIGAINVSWDGPMEQDELPDEVSLPDDAPEDALVWELVDGIIREVSAVDIPAVPDAQILETKADAEKRLADHLGNRDGFIEEAQQRGHSDDEAERLWEYLNRAVDVEGAGEPGSKGLLASAGKAFLRVLSGTDDDKAVSEAPDRGREKDAGGFEADIFRVVAPEDKAENYEDEVLGIGVDFPNSDVYVDWRNEVFPDELDEPHVSIYGSTSDLEQATGNTTEQMDTLNAKAAKTLFGASGLQVDPIDKEGRTLSTANRHRLYATIDASLDVLQDAGVDHGMTRFTDREDTTFDLSEHSARTWADDGDEDEDDENEDEEVENDKNAAGGDTPDDESGTETADDMTNENDTEPPSGPRNSRNSSPNSPSASTTSPTPTATRARRMPATTSTRWRTRPSGRSP, from the coding sequence ATGCCCCCCGTGAATAAGTCCGACAAGTCGACCCTCCGGAAGGACGTCGACTTCGTCGCGAAGGACGACCAGGAGCAGATCGCCACCGGAATCGTGATGGTGCCCTGGGCGGTCGACCTCCAGGGCGACTGGGAGCGACCGGAGACGATCGCCCAGTTCGCCGAGCAGTTCGAGAACTTCGAGGCGGTCGGCGAAGCCGGCGGCGGCGTCATGCACGCCGTGTTCCCCGACGAACACGCCTCGCTCGAACGCAACGAGGTCCTCGACGAAGCCACGGACATCGGTGGCACGACCGCCCCCGAAGGTGCGTGGGTTCAGAGTTGGAAGTTCGAGGACGAGGAGCTCTGGAGCCTCGTCGACGACGGCATCCTCGAAGGCTACTCGATCGGCGCCATCAACGTCTCGTGGGATGGCCCGATGGAGCAGGACGAACTCCCCGACGAGGTCTCCCTCCCTGACGACGCTCCCGAGGACGCCCTCGTATGGGAGCTCGTCGACGGCATCATCCGCGAGGTCTCGGCCGTCGACATCCCGGCGGTACCAGACGCTCAGATTCTGGAGACGAAGGCCGACGCCGAGAAGCGACTCGCCGACCACCTCGGCAACCGCGACGGCTTCATCGAGGAAGCCCAGCAGCGCGGTCACTCCGATGACGAGGCCGAGCGCCTCTGGGAGTACCTCAACCGCGCGGTCGACGTCGAGGGCGCGGGCGAGCCCGGCTCGAAGGGCCTGCTCGCGTCTGCAGGAAAGGCGTTCCTCAGAGTACTCTCCGGGACCGATGACGACAAGGCGGTGTCCGAGGCCCCGGACCGCGGTCGCGAGAAAGACGCGGGCGGCTTCGAGGCGGACATCTTCCGCGTTGTCGCCCCAGAGGACAAGGCCGAGAACTACGAGGACGAGGTCCTCGGAATCGGGGTCGACTTCCCGAACAGCGACGTGTACGTCGACTGGCGAAACGAGGTGTTCCCGGACGAGCTGGACGAGCCGCACGTCAGCATCTACGGGAGTACCAGTGACCTCGAACAGGCGACCGGCAACACCACTGAGCAGATGGACACGCTGAACGCGAAGGCAGCGAAGACGCTGTTCGGCGCATCCGGCCTGCAGGTGGACCCGATCGACAAGGAGGGCCGCACGCTCTCGACGGCGAACCGCCACCGCCTGTATGCCACCATCGACGCCAGTCTGGATGTCCTCCAGGACGCCGGCGTCGACCACGGCATGACACGATTCACCGATCGCGAGGACACGACCTTCGATCTCTCCGAGCACAGCGCCCGGACGTGGGCCGACGACGGCGACGAAGACGAGGACGACGAGAACGAGGACGAGGAGGTAGAGAACGACAAGAACGCCGCCGGCGGCGACACGCCGGACGACGAGAGCGGCACGGAGACCGCTGACGACATGACCAACGAGAACGACACCGAGCCCCCGAGTGGGCCAAGGAACTCCAGGAACAGCTCACCGAACAGTCCAAGCGCATCGACGACCTCGCCGACACCGACGGCGACGAGGGCGAGAAGGATGCCAGCGACGACGTCGACCCGATGGAGGACGCGCCCGAGTGGGCGAAGTCCCTAA
- a CDS encoding phage tail tube protein, which yields MTGAGTSTVAYGIESSFMGSVVDDDTDSSPDYYLPGKNVTIEEIELSNQLQRIRDPDSVESVESIEGNLEGAFSASWIAKHWNHHNFIFNDAGTGFAPGLAASSRWYLGIDYLTGTAERELIGVVPTQYQIRYEQGGPVRVSVTCIYADEKLATSITPSTIEDPGTVYQWHGTSLDVNTTTQAKLQSSTLQISNIARFQRGSGRKPIDAVIAAPEASLSADTTMTETDQLALAYGAAGSTAPQDSVGGVSASFAVTNGGGTTKTFNLSEVTPDTYNWSDLVSAENDMNENLDYQVNGVTVA from the coding sequence ATGACCGGCGCCGGAACCAGCACGGTCGCGTACGGCATCGAATCGAGTTTCATGGGGTCGGTGGTGGACGACGACACCGACTCCTCGCCGGACTACTACCTGCCAGGCAAGAACGTCACCATCGAGGAGATCGAGCTGTCGAACCAGCTCCAGCGCATCCGCGACCCCGATAGCGTCGAGTCGGTCGAGAGCATCGAGGGCAACCTCGAAGGCGCGTTCTCGGCGTCGTGGATCGCGAAACACTGGAACCATCACAACTTCATCTTTAACGACGCCGGAACCGGGTTTGCACCGGGGCTCGCCGCGTCGTCACGGTGGTATCTCGGTATCGACTACCTCACCGGGACCGCGGAGCGCGAACTCATCGGTGTCGTACCCACGCAGTACCAGATTCGGTACGAGCAGGGTGGTCCGGTACGCGTCAGCGTGACCTGCATCTACGCCGACGAGAAGCTCGCGACGAGCATCACCCCGTCGACCATCGAGGACCCCGGAACGGTCTACCAGTGGCACGGCACGTCGCTCGACGTGAATACGACGACGCAGGCGAAGCTTCAGTCCTCGACGCTCCAAATTAGCAATATCGCCCGCTTCCAGCGTGGGTCCGGCCGAAAGCCCATCGACGCGGTCATCGCGGCGCCGGAGGCATCGCTGTCGGCGGACACGACCATGACCGAGACGGACCAACTCGCGCTCGCGTACGGTGCGGCCGGCTCGACCGCGCCCCAGGACTCCGTCGGCGGTGTGTCCGCTTCGTTCGCGGTGACGAACGGCGGCGGGACGACGAAGACGTTCAACCTCTCGGAGGTCACGCCAGACACGTACAACTGGAGCGACCTCGTCAGCGCGGAGAACGACATGAACGAGAATCTCGACTACCAGGTCAACGGGGTGACGGTCGCGTAA